CAAGGTGATCCTCGCGGTCGAGGCCATGGAGGGAACGGATGAAACCATTGTCAGGGGGGGAAGGCTTGGAGGCCCTGGGGCCGTGGTCATCAAGGTCTTCAAACCGCACCAGGACCCTCGATTCGACTTGCCATCCGTAGGAATAACGACCATCGAGCGCATGGAAGAGGTCAAGGCCTCCGCCCTCCTGATAGAGGCGGGCAGGACCCTCTTCTTCGACAGGCACGAGGCGATCTCCCGGGCCGACTCGGCGGGTATTGCCGTTGTCGCAAAGGAAGGCACCCTGGCATGATCAAGGTCGCTGTCATTGGAGTGGGATATCTCGGCAGATATCATGCGGAAAAATACGCCCGCATGGACGGCGTAAAACTCGTCGGGGTGGTGGATACGGATCTAGCGAGGGCAGAGGAAGTGGCGCGTGCCACCGGATCAAAGCCCTACAGTCGAATCGAGGAGATCGAGGAATCGATCGACGCTGCCTCGATCGTGGTCCCAACCGTCTTCCACCGGGATGTCACTCAGGCCCTCCTTTCTCGAGGGGTCCATTGTCTTGTCGAAAAACCATTCACGAAAACCGTGGAGGAGGCAGATGAGCTCATAGAACTCGCACGCAAAAAAGGACTCGTCCTCCAGGTCGGCCATATCGAGCGGTTCAACCCTGCTGTCGCCTTTCTGATCGAACATGCCCGCAATCCCCTCTTCATCGAGGCACACCGCCTGAGCGGATTCAAGGAGAGGGCGCTGGACGTAGACGTCGTGCTCGATCTCATGATCCACGACATCGATATCGTACTCACCCTTGTCCCATCACCCCTCAAGGAATTCCGGGCCGTGGGGGTCCCGGTCCTCACACCGACGGTCGACATCGCAAATGTCCGGCTCATCTTCGAAAACGGCTGCACGGCAAATCTCACGGCAAGCCGCATATCCCTTCGCCCCATGCGCCGCGTGAGGATCTTCCAGCCTGGGTGCTACATCTCGGCAGACTGCGCCGAGCAGAGTAATCTGATTGTCACCCGCACACCCGGCGAGACAGGCTTCAGCTCCGTCCACCCCGACTTCATCACACGGGAAAGATCCGATATCCTGTTCGAGGAGATAGCCGCCTTCATCCGGGCCATCAGGGGCGAGGACAGGGTTGTCGTCACGGGTGAAGACGGAAGAAACGCCCTGAAACTTGCAACCGACATCACATGCACCATCCAGGAGGCCATTCGCGCCTTGCCCGCCATTTCATGATGCACGAAAACCAATGAACACCCTAAACGGAAAGACCATGACCGATCCCGCTCCCACAAAACCCTGGGGTGGACGATTCCGGGAGGAGACGGCCCATATCGTCGAGAGGTTTACCTCCTCCGTCCACTTCGACCGAAGACTGGCCCCTTACGACATTGCGGGAAGCCTCGCCCATGCCCGAATGCTTTTCAAACAGGGCATAATCACCCGAGATGAGAGGGATGCTATTGTCTCGGGCCTTGAAGGGATCCGTGACGAGATCTCGGCCGGCTCCTTCGTCTGGCGTGAGGACCTCGAAGACGTCCACATGAACATCGAACACGCCCTCGTCGAGCGGATCGGCGAGGCAGGGAAAAAACTCCACACGGCCCGAAGCAGGAACGATCAGGTGGCAACGGATGCACGGCTTTATGTCCGTGATGAGATCGACCGGATCAACGGCCTCCTTGGACGACTCCAGAAGGCCCTTGTCCATCAGGCCCGCTCCCACGCAGACCTCGTGATCCCAGGCTACACACACCTCCAACGCGCCCAGCCCGTCCTATGGGCCCATCACATGCTCGCCTACTTCGAGATGTTCCGGCGGGACCGGGAGAGGCTCGTCGACTGCCGGAAGCGCGTCAACATCTGCCCCCTCGGGAGCTCGGCCCTGGCTGGCACGGGTTTTCCTCTGGACAGGGAATTTGTGGCCCGGGAGCTCGGCTTCGACGGAATCTCCGCCAACAGCATGGATGCCGTGGGTGACCGGGACTTCATGATTGAATTCGCCGGGGCCCTGGCCATCGTGATGATCCACCTGTCCCGTCTATCCGAGGAGCTCGTCCTCTGGTCCACGAGCGAGTTCTCCTTTGTTGAGCTTCCGGACGCATTCTGCACTGGATCGAGCATCATGCCCCAGAAAAAAAACCCGGATGTGCCTGAGCTCGTCCGGGGAAAGACCGGTAGGGTCTTGGGCCATCTCATGGCCCTTCTCACCCTCGTGAAAGGACTGCCCCTCGCCTACAACCGAGACCTCCAGGAAGACAAGGAGGCCATCTTTGACGCCATCGACACGGCCGCGTCCTCTGTGGAGGTCATGGCGGCGCTGGTGGAGAAAATGAGGCCAGTGGAAGACCGCATAAGGGAGGCCCTGCGGTGCGGATTTCTCACGGCCACGGATCTGGCTGACTATCTCGTCCGAAAGGAAGTCCCGTTTCGAACAGCGCACTCCATTGTAGGAAAGGCAGTCGCGTGGTGCATGGATAACGGACGGGAACTGGATGAACTCTCCCTTGAGGAACTTCGCCGATTCTCCCCCCTCATTGGGGAGGATGTCTTTTCGTACATAGCAGTCGAGGGGTCCGTACGGTCCAGGAAGGTCCCGGGAGGCACCGCCCCTGAGGCGGTCAGGACCGCTCTCGAGGCCGCAGAAAGATGGCTCGAAGGGATGAAGCCGTGAGACGCCTTTCGCTTCTTCTCGTCCTCGCCCTCCTTTTCTGTTCCCTTTCCGGATGCGGGCGGAAGGCCCCGCCGGTTCCGCCGGGATCCATACGTCCCCGGCCTGTGAAGGACCTTGCCGCCCGTGTCATACCAGCGCCTGGAGGCATCGAACTCACCTGGGACATGCCTACCAGAAATACGGACGGAAGCCCCCTCAGATGGGTCAAGGGCTTTCAGCTCTTCAAGGCGGAGATCCCTCTCGACTCGTTCTGCGAGGGCTGCCCTGTTGCTTTCGCCCCACCGTTATTCATCCCCGCCCAGGCCAGCCCGTTGGAGACAAAAGGCATGACATACGAAGACCGGGCCCTTCGCGAGGGGATGATGTACGTCTACGAGGTCCGGACGGTCAAGGGATGGCTGAGCACGAGCGAGCCCTCGAATCGCGTCTTCATCCCTTGGCATCAACCGCCGTCCCCGCCGTCATCCCTCAAGGCCCGATCCCTGCCTGACGGGCTCCTCCTGACCTGGACCCCTCCCACAACGTGGACGGATGGCAAACCCCTGGACAAGGCCATCCGATACCAGGTCTACCGGATCTCTACCTCGGAAAGGGGCTGGGAAAGGATCTCTGGTCTCCTTGAGCAGCCCACCTTTCTCGACACGGATGTCAAACCGGGTCTGAGCTACGTTTATGCGGTCTCTTGCGTCTTTCCCTTCCACGGCTCGAACATAGAAGGCCCCCGAACAGAGCC
This DNA window, taken from Deltaproteobacteria bacterium, encodes the following:
- a CDS encoding fibronectin type III domain-containing protein produces the protein MRRLSLLLVLALLFCSLSGCGRKAPPVPPGSIRPRPVKDLAARVIPAPGGIELTWDMPTRNTDGSPLRWVKGFQLFKAEIPLDSFCEGCPVAFAPPLFIPAQASPLETKGMTYEDRALREGMMYVYEVRTVKGWLSTSEPSNRVFIPWHQPPSPPSSLKARSLPDGLLLTWTPPTTWTDGKPLDKAIRYQVYRISTSERGWERISGLLEQPTFLDTDVKPGLSYVYAVSCVFPFHGSNIEGPRTEPLEERYRNIALPEAPVGLVAVLMDHGVELLWQENPEANLSGYHVYRTQPDGKTIRITREPVAISRFVDHDRLPPGTYAYYVKAVDRETPPQEGPPSQTVRVDIP
- the argH gene encoding argininosuccinate lyase; this translates as MTDPAPTKPWGGRFREETAHIVERFTSSVHFDRRLAPYDIAGSLAHARMLFKQGIITRDERDAIVSGLEGIRDEISAGSFVWREDLEDVHMNIEHALVERIGEAGKKLHTARSRNDQVATDARLYVRDEIDRINGLLGRLQKALVHQARSHADLVIPGYTHLQRAQPVLWAHHMLAYFEMFRRDRERLVDCRKRVNICPLGSSALAGTGFPLDREFVARELGFDGISANSMDAVGDRDFMIEFAGALAIVMIHLSRLSEELVLWSTSEFSFVELPDAFCTGSSIMPQKKNPDVPELVRGKTGRVLGHLMALLTLVKGLPLAYNRDLQEDKEAIFDAIDTAASSVEVMAALVEKMRPVEDRIREALRCGFLTATDLADYLVRKEVPFRTAHSIVGKAVAWCMDNGRELDELSLEELRRFSPLIGEDVFSYIAVEGSVRSRKVPGGTAPEAVRTALEAAERWLEGMKP
- a CDS encoding Gfo/Idh/MocA family oxidoreductase, whose translation is MIKVAVIGVGYLGRYHAEKYARMDGVKLVGVVDTDLARAEEVARATGSKPYSRIEEIEESIDAASIVVPTVFHRDVTQALLSRGVHCLVEKPFTKTVEEADELIELARKKGLVLQVGHIERFNPAVAFLIEHARNPLFIEAHRLSGFKERALDVDVVLDLMIHDIDIVLTLVPSPLKEFRAVGVPVLTPTVDIANVRLIFENGCTANLTASRISLRPMRRVRIFQPGCYISADCAEQSNLIVTRTPGETGFSSVHPDFITRERSDILFEEIAAFIRAIRGEDRVVVTGEDGRNALKLATDITCTIQEAIRALPAIS